In the genome of Dermacentor andersoni chromosome 3, qqDerAnde1_hic_scaffold, whole genome shotgun sequence, one region contains:
- the LOC129382006 gene encoding uncharacterized protein → MNMPKMCVRTMQRLRNDAGFSFRKLKRNSPFLARNDILWRRQCHRQYLRTIRELRTQKQHIYYLDETSVNAGHTKEKVWKDVTVVTREDSFLEGLTKGLYAPNDKGGRLILLHAGSEDGSINCACLVFRTAKGAGDYHKENDGPQFEKWFSEQLLPNIKPRSVIVMDNEPYHSVHLEKVPTASTRKVDVQTWLTEKGIAFSQVNLRPELLELVNQHKRMFSAYCVDVVAKTAGHDVVRLPPYHCELNPMALIWSQLKGYVAANNTAFTLAAVEKLLQESVNFVTADKWLRACSHIQGIEEEIWQRDGIIAASLDRL, encoded by the exons ATGAATATGCCtaaaatgtgtgtgcgtacaaTGCAAAGGCTGCGCAAcgacgctggattttcttttCGCAAACTGAAGAGAAACTCTCCTTTCCTCGCGAGAAACGACATCTTGTGGCGGCGGCAGTGCCATAGGCAGTACCTGCGTACCATCCGGGAACTTCGCACCCAAAAGCA GCACATATACTACCTTGACGAAACTTCAGTCAACGCTGGACATACCAAGGAAAAGGTATGGAAGGATGTGACCGTCGTTACACGCGAGGATTCTTTTCTGGAAGGTCTGACAAAAGGCCTTTACGCACCCAACGATAAAGGTGGCAGACTGATCCTATTGCACGCCGGTAGCGAGGATGGCTCCATAAATTGTGCTTGCCTCGTTTTCCGAACAGCGAAAGGAGCTGGTGACTACCACAAGGAAAATGATGGGCCACAGTTTGAGAAGTGGTTCTCTGAGCAGCTTCTACCAAACATCAAACCACGCAGCGTTATAGTAATGGACAATGAACCCTACCATAGTGTTCACCTCGAGAAAGTACCGACCGCATCAACACGAAAGGTTGACGTTCAGACTTGGCTAACCGAGAAAGGCATCGCGTTTTCTCAGGTTAATTTAAGGCCAGAGTTGCTGGAGCTTGTCAACCAACACAAGAGGATGTTTTCCGCGTATTGCGTGGATGTGGTTGCTAAGACTGCCGGTCACGACGTCGTGAGGCTTCCTCCATACCACTGCGAGTTGAATCCGATGGCACTGATTTGGAGCCAGCTGAAAGGTTATGTAGCGGCTAACAATACCGCATTCACCCTTGCAGCTGTCGAAAAGTTGCTGCAGGAAAGCGTCAATTTTGTAACGGCAGACAAGTGGCTTAGGGCGTGTTCTCATATTCAGGGAATCGAAGAGGAAATATGGCAGCGTGACGGCATTATTGCCGCAAGTCTCGACAGGCTTTAA